One stretch of Camelus bactrianus isolate YW-2024 breed Bactrian camel chromosome 19, ASM4877302v1, whole genome shotgun sequence DNA includes these proteins:
- the GHRH gene encoding somatoliberin, translating to MLLWVFFLVTLTLSSGSHGSPPTQPLRMPRYADAIFTNSYRKVLGQLSALKLLQGIMSKQQGERNQEQGARVRAGRQVDGVWADQKQMELESTLVALLQQHSLGRTALDL from the exons ATGCTGCTCTGGGTGTTCTTCCTTGTGACCCTCACCCTCAGCAGCGGCTCCCACGgttccccacccacccagcccctcAG GATGCCGCGGTACGCAGATGCTATCTTCACCAATAGCTACCGGAAGGTGCTGGGCCAGCTGTCTGCCCTCAAGCTGCTCCAGGGCATCATGAGCAAACAGCAGGG AGAGAGAAACCAGGAGCAAGGAGCAAGGGTACGGGCTGGCCGTCAGGTGGACGGTGTGTGGGCAGACCAAAAGCAGATGGAATTGGAGAGCACCCTGGTGGCCCTGCTGCAGCAGCACAG CCTGGGGCGCACAGCGCTGGACCTGTAG